The stretch of DNA TCCCAATGCTTTTTTGGCCAAGCTCGCTTCCGGTATCAAAAAGCCAGACGGCTTAACTATTATTAATGAACAGAATATTGATGAAGTGCTGGGTCGATTACAACTTGTTGATTTACCCGGAATCAGCAGTAACATGGCTTGGCGTTTACAAAAACATGGCATCAATAATCCTATTCAACTACGGTATGCACAACCAGAAAAAGTGAAAAATGCTTGTCAGAGTGTGGTGGGTTTATATTGGCATTATCGCTTGAATTTTTCAGAGGTTGACCTTTCTACTCATGATTATAAAAGCATGCAGGCCATGCGGCAGATATCAGCATCACAACGGGAAAATGTAGAACAGGTAGAAGCCATATTGCTAACACTTTGTACGACGCTCGAAAAAAGAATGGTGCGACAGAATGTTCTGGCTAATGACATTTCAGTATCGATAAGGTATGAAGATGGGAGATGGGGAGATATGATCAAGCCAGGAGCTCCAATTCAGGAAGCTACTGAAATACTCCGGTTGATAAAGTTAAAAATGAAACAATCAGCGTTAAGAAGCGGCAGTGAATCGCTGTTGAATAATAAGATAACTTCACTTGGGGTTGGTGTATTCAATTTTGTAGATGGTGATTTGGCTCAGTTTAATATGTTCGAAAATACTCTTCGGAAAGATAATTTACGGAAACTGGTGTATGATATTAAAAGCAAGTTCGGGAATGATAAATTGGTTAAGGCGGTTGAATTAACCAATGGAAAAGTACTGAAGGATGTGATCGGATTTGGGTCGGTAAAAGATCTAGATGAGGATTATATTATGCAACTGTAATTTATTTGTTATAGGTATAGTATTAATAATTACGTATTTATACTTAAAGATAAAATGTGTAACTTAAATACTTTTGGATTACTAACCATTGCACATGAAACCTTTAAAACATCTTTTTTATATTTTTATAGTATATTTTAGCATAAGTTTTTGGGCTTGTAACAGAGAAGGTGCACGTAATGTAGTATTGCCGTCAGCAGTTTATATTACTTACGCTGATGCCAAAGGAAATAATAATTATATTTTAAGTGATATTAAATGGGATAACTACTCTCCTAATAAATATGTGCTCAATATTGATCTTCAAAATCTACCTATAAAACTTAATTATAATAAACTGGAAAATGCTTATCTGATGAAAAAAGTAAATGGTACTACTTTTTCAAAGATAAAGCTGGATGCTAAAAACTTTGATATAGAGTTTAAGAGTGATCAGTTAACTGTCTTTTATAATAATAATGATAATAATATAGATGAACAGTTAGCCGCATTCGACGTAATCAGTTTTGAAGTTAGTCCTTAAGCGTTCATTTTGCTAAAAGATTGATTCAATTTTTATGGAGAAATGCTATTTATTGATGCATGAAAATTGAAATAGTATAGCTAAATTCATTGAATTAAAATCGATAAACTATGCTCGATAATCTTTTAGATCTCGTAAAGCAATATGCAGGAGATGCTATTGTAAATAACCCTGATATTCCGAACGATCAGAATGATGCTGCTATTGAAGCAACATCAAGTTCGATATTTAGCAGCCTGCAGAGTCAGGCAAGCGGCGGCGGGTTAGGAAATATTCTGAACATGTTTACAGGTAACGCTGGTAGTGGAGGAGCAAGTGCTGGTGCTATCGCCGGTGTAGCAGGTTCATTAATGGAAAAATTTGGGTTGGATTCAACTAAAGCACAAGGTATTGCTGCAACTTTAGTACCTCAGGTATTAAATAACCTGGTAAGCAAGACCAATGATCCTAATGATTCAAGCTTTAATCTGAACGGTATTTTAGGTTCGTTGACCGGAGGTAAAACTGATGGTTTGGACTTAACTAATGTGGTTACTCAGCTAAAGGGGAGTGACGGACAATTTTCCCTGGACGATATTACCAATTTATTTAATCAGCAAGGCGGTGATCAAGGAGGTGGTGGATTGATGGATAAACTTAAAGGCTTGTATTAGCGAAAAAAGAAGGGTTGTTTATTTAAGCAGCCCTTCTTATTTAAATTCGTAGATCACTTTTTTATAACCAAAAGCTGCAAAGAACGGGGTTAACACTTTTTCTGCGCTTACTTTTGTTTGTTCCAATATTCCAGCTTTTAACGCATTTTTTCCTAACTCTTCTTCAGCCTTTTTATAAGCCTCGTCAACAAGTTGAGCTTCCACTAAAAAGGCATAATTGGTTTGATATACTTTAGAATTCTTATGGTCAATTTTATAATAACATAATTCAGGGTTAGGAAGACGGATTGTTAAAATGGTATCAACAACAGTGATATCTTCTTTTTTTACCTTGCCTAAATCAATACAGCCAACTGCTTCTCCACTAACAATTAATAAAGCTTTAGGGTCGGGTAGCCATTGACTGATCATTTCATGCTCAACAATGTCCTTAAATTTGTAGCGCACCAACTCCAATTTTCCCAGTGACTCAACTTTTTCAAGTATTACATTGTGAACAGTAGTAGACTTCACCTCATTCTTGCCGCAATTTCTCATCGTAACTAATCCTAATATCAATACAACGAGCCATGGGAAAATACGTACAAAGTCTGATCGGTTTTTTTTCTTTTCAGCGTAACTCATACCTAAATTTAAAAACTTGAACTTGTTAAATGATATTTTATTTGATGTTTTTTAATGATTAATTAACTTTTTTCTGAGTGAAAAGATGTTTAAAGTGTTAATGATTTGAGGTACAGATAATTGTTTGTTTTTATGTGCTGAAATGCAAAAAATAAGTGTTGAATGCTTAAAAATGTTCCTGAAATATGATGGAGTTTATATATTTGCAGCCTCAAGCGCGGGTGGCGAAATTGGTAGACGCACCATCTTGAGGGGGAGGCGCCCGCAGGGCGTGTGAGTTCGAATCTCATTCCGCGCACAAAAAAACAGCTCCAATAGGGCTGTTTTTCTTGTTTTTAGTCAAACGGGCAAAAAAACGGGCAAATGTGCTTACAACATGAAAAAACTTTTATACTAACTGCATTGTTCTCGGCTAGTCTTTTTGCATGTAAATCGGATAATGATTTAAGGCCAGAAGAAAAAAGAAAATATGAAATTAAGTATGAAATTATATTTGATCCTTTAACTAGCCCTGCTACAGTACAACATTTCTTGAATTAACTGTTTGTATAAACAATACATGTAACCCCGTAAGAATTACATCGATGCCTTATAAATCCGGAACAATAGCACTATACGAAAATGATACATTGATGATTAGAAAGGGTTTTCACGAACATTACTACTTACTTTCCTTATTCGTAGATGGCGAAAATAAATTAGAAAGTAATGATCTTGATAACTTCATAGGATATGTTAAAGATGGTAAGTTTATCAAGGGATACGGAAATGTTTATACTTTAAAATAATTCTTACACAAGCTGGCTAATTAAGGGTGAAAAATGGGTGATAACAAAACTTGATAACAATTGTAAAAAATATTTTTGTCGGTTACAGATAGAAGAAGAGGAAATTCTTTTTAAACATACTATTCAATGAAAAAAACACTACTTATTTTATTTTTCTTATTTACGGCTAGCTATTCATTCGGACAGAACAAATGGAGCATTCAGTTAAGCACGCTTACAGGTGGGTTTAGTGATAATTGGAACAGGACACAGTATTCTCAGGCAACATTATCTTATAGTGTACAACTATCAGGATATTATAATTTACATAAGGGACTTAAAATAGGTGCAGGTGTTGGTTATTTAATGAATAGATCAGGGTACAAATTTACAGTAACTCCCATAGATGAGTTAGATCCGGTATGGCCTAATGAGATTACGGTTAAAATCAAGTACGCTTACTTAACTGTACCTTTGAAAGTAAAGTACGATTTTAATCTATCAGATAAATTCTATATTCCTGCCGAGGTAAATGGAATCTTTAATTTTAATATTAGTAATAAGTCAGCAAGCTCGACAAATAACAGTTGGAGAAGTTTTGATATGGATACATATCATCCTGTAATTACGAGCGGACTTTCCACTGGTTTAGGATATCGTTTAAATGAGAAAATGAAATTGGAGGTTGCATTGGATTATTCCATTTACTTGACACCCATAGGCAAAGGATATTATAGCAAAGCCTCTAATTATTATATTCCTGCATTAAAAGGAAAAAACACAGTATGGGGTGGTCTAAATCTTAGTTATAATTTTTAAATTTTTTATCCAAAAATTACCGGAAGATAATATTTTTGCATTCCGCTTGCCCAGGTGGCGAAATTGGTAAACGTTGCGGTCTCAGAAGCCGTTGGGAATACCCTTGGGGGTTCGAGTCCCCCCCTGGGCACAATTCTGTGCCAAATCACAGTTAATACTACTTTAAACCGCGTTTTGTTGTTTACCAGATGTTTTCCAGAAAAACGGCTCTACAGCCTTGGGAATACATCTGTGTAAACTGGTTTTTCCAATAGTTTACCAGAACATTTCGCGATGCATCAGTACTCTCAGAAGCTTTTAATCCGTAAAGACTATATTAATAAGGAAGGCAAATCAGCCCTTTATTTTCAGGTTATTATAAATAGGAAGATCATTAAGGTTAATCCGCGTGTTTCATGGGATGTAACCAGGTATGATTTTGTAAAGAATGAACTTATCCCAAGAGGAAAGAAAGACCAGGAATGGATAGATGCCAAGATTATTATCGATAAGGTTCGATCTGATATCAATGACATATTCATTAAATACCGTACCTCTGATAAACTACTTACTGAAAATTTATTTTACAAAGAACTTAATGCTGCAGGTTCAAAAAAGGATTTTATCCATTACATGGAATCTAAGGTTAAGTACCGGTTTAGGGGAGGATTAATTGATGAAAGCACCTATAAAAAACATATTGGAACAGTTGACCGGCTTAAAGAGTTCAAAAACGAAATTGCTTTTTCTGAGCTGTCCGCAAGGATTTTTGAGGATTTTAATGTTTT from Solitalea canadensis DSM 3403 encodes:
- a CDS encoding DUF4230 domain-containing protein, with the translated sequence MSYAEKKKNRSDFVRIFPWLVVLILGLVTMRNCGKNEVKSTTVHNVILEKVESLGKLELVRYKFKDIVEHEMISQWLPDPKALLIVSGEAVGCIDLGKVKKEDITVVDTILTIRLPNPELCYYKIDHKNSKVYQTNYAFLVEAQLVDEAYKKAEEELGKNALKAGILEQTKVSAEKVLTPFFAAFGYKKVIYEFK
- a CDS encoding DNA polymerase Y family protein, giving the protein MNQNRISKDGQALVLFIDMNSFFASCEQQDNYWLRGRPIGVCVYTGQYGCIIAPSIEAKKRGIKTGMRLNEAIRICPELVPLETNPDRYRGYHVKIIKILKRYAEDVIPKSIDEAVVNLTNYKLIYDDVSELAKKIKKDINREVGDWLKCSIGIAPNAFLAKLASGIKKPDGLTIINEQNIDEVLGRLQLVDLPGISSNMAWRLQKHGINNPIQLRYAQPEKVKNACQSVVGLYWHYRLNFSEVDLSTHDYKSMQAMRQISASQRENVEQVEAILLTLCTTLEKRMVRQNVLANDISVSIRYEDGRWGDMIKPGAPIQEATEILRLIKLKMKQSALRSGSESLLNNKITSLGVGVFNFVDGDLAQFNMFENTLRKDNLRKLVYDIKSKFGNDKLVKAVELTNGKVLKDVIGFGSVKDLDEDYIMQL
- a CDS encoding outer membrane beta-barrel protein; this encodes MKKTLLILFFLFTASYSFGQNKWSIQLSTLTGGFSDNWNRTQYSQATLSYSVQLSGYYNLHKGLKIGAGVGYLMNRSGYKFTVTPIDELDPVWPNEITVKIKYAYLTVPLKVKYDFNLSDKFYIPAEVNGIFNFNISNKSASSTNNSWRSFDMDTYHPVITSGLSTGLGYRLNEKMKLEVALDYSIYLTPIGKGYYSKASNYYIPALKGKNTVWGGLNLSYNF